ttttttaaagatacattttcttttacatcgacatgggatctcactatgttgcccatggtggtctcaaactcctgggctcaggcaatcctcccaccttggcctcgcaaagtgctaggattacagggatgagccatttCACCTGGCCTGTTCATCAATGTATAtagtatttaattaaattatgaaTTACAGTAACACACACAATGGGCATAAACACACTTGGTATTAAATCACAACTGCCTCTGGGTAAGCAAGGGCTTAGCTGGGGGAATGGAACTGCACAGCATTCTAGAAAGTGCTCACTGCCTGGATTTGATTCCCAGCTTCTCTACTAGTTATGTGATCTGGGAATTCAGACTACTGAAGCTTTGtgccttattttcctcatttgtgaaaggGGATGATAATAGCACCTCATAtatttgttgtgaggattagaggAGAATACACTTGTCAAGCACCTAGAATAGGGTGGGGCATGAGCTAAGTACTTGGGACATGTTACATCACATCATTGTTCCTGTGGCTGCTGGCAGGAGCTGTCCTACAGGCTACAGCCTAGGCCTGCGCCCAGCATCCCCTATGTTTCACAGAGGAAGTAGGGTGCATCGGTTGGGTAAGATGCCTTTTCTGTAGTATTATATCCTCGTTTCCCACAGGCAAAAATGGAGGTCTGGAGACAGTCAGTGACTCCAAAGCTACTTGACCACGAAGTCAGTTTTTAGAACTCCCAGGTCCCTAGCAATCCTAAGATTTGGATCCAGAAAGACAAAGGGAATTTGccatccattttcctttttttattttacctacTGAGTCCAAAAATCCCAAGGAAGAACAAACAGAACCTCTCAGGGCCGAGCCTGCAAAAAGCCCTTGCCCAGCATCCTCAGGAGTCCACTAGCTGCACTGTGTTCCGCACCCCTGCAGGGCTGAGCAACTGGGAAGAGGCTTGGTCCCCAGGACCCCCTAGCATGTGCGTGTTGGGCAGGTGCTTCAGCGAtgagggctgcggccagcaggggGAGGTCACACGATAGTGCAGATGCCTGACTCCATGGGTCTCCTCTGGCAGCTCCTGCTGAGGCTTTCCCTGGGCCACTTGGATGACCTGAAAAAGGCAGGGAGGGGCTTGCCAGTGGGGGTGACTGGGGAGACAGCAGGAGGCAGCCTGCCCTGGCTTCGGCTTCCTTTGCCCTATTTGGCCGTTACCTCTGCTGGTGGGCTCCAGAGAAGGAGGGAGTTGGCTTAAGCTTCATATCCCCCCATCCTTCGCACCCTGTCTTTCACTGAGGCCTACCATCAGGCCATTCAGGAAGCAGGGCATACCCCGGGCTTCCAGAGCTGGGTGAGGGTTGTTCACATTGCTAAAGGGCAAAGACAAAGGGGAGCTCGGGGCCCTATATCCCAAGCATGAGATCCCAGCTTCCCCTAACTTCAACAGCAGTCGTGTTCCATTAATATCATCCCAAGCCACATATTCTACTTTCTTTGCTATTCTCCAGGCCTCCTGCTCTCCCCCAAGGACCCACCTATTGACTTGAGGGCCATTGAGTACCAGGATGCTAGGGTACTCCGCTCTGGGAGGGCCTCGACCTACAAATGGAAAATGGGCCCTGGGTCCTGGACCTAGATGGAGAAGGACAGACACATTCATCACATGCCTCTCTGCACCAAGAACTATCATGGTGGAAAAAAGCTCTGGAGAAGAACCAGGAGTTGGGGCGGTGTCAGGGGATGCACTGCTCACTATACACGGAGGCTTTGCCGAGGACTGTCCCTCTGCAGGGCGAGTGCTTGGTAAACATGGGGCAACCAGAAGCTAGATGGTGGGAATGATTCACTGTGCCTGGAAGGAAACACACTGAAAAGGAGACATCGGTAAATTCAGGTCAACTCAATAAGTAGCAAGGAACTCTGCTCCCCGAGTTGCAAGTCTTTGTGGGAGAGGCTATTGAATAGTGAGCTGGGGATTACAAGCAGCGCCCAGTGCTGTGTTGGGCAAAGTAGGCTTTCAACAAAACCCTGGGGTCCAGGATGCAAAGTTCTAGAAGTTAGGAAAGCCATGAGAGCAGGAAGAAAGAGGCAGTTCTAGAAAGGGTTCAGGGAAAATGGTCCAGGCCTTGAGAGACAAGCAAAAATCAGGGGAGGGCTGTTGGGGAGTTGTGAACTGGGATAGTCAGGGTCAGGGGTGGTGCGAAGTTGTGCCAGGCCTCAGAGAAATGACAACAGGAAGGCGGGATGGCAGGATGGGTGTAAGAAGTGGAGGCAGGCAGGTGGGGGCAGGAGTGCCACATTTGCAGTGCGGAGAGGCACCACCAGGAATACTCTACATCAACTCACGCTCCAGTCTCCCCGGCCCAGGCCTCATGGGAACGTTTGCCGacctctcctcttttttctcctgGTGGCCCTCCTCAAACTCTTCATCTTCCCACCCACTGGAAGATCTGTAGGGACAAGGAACGAGGGCACAGCTTGGCAGAGAGACACCAGTCCCCTGGGGGTATGCATGGGGTCCTACCCCACTGCGACAGCCCCCAACACCCTGCAGAGGCTGCATACATCCCTGCTGCACTGTTCCCACCCTCACCTGTGCTGGGCACCTGCTGCACTGCTTCCTGCCTTTGCTGGGGTCCCCTCCACCTGGCTGGCCCCACCTGGAGCCTGGAGTCTTCCCGGAGCCGAGGTCTGGGAACGAAGGGGAGTAGAGGGACTAGGTCTGAGAAAAACGGCCATCCCAGCTATGTGTGTGCCAGGGTCTCGGATAATACAATTCTGGGGTGAGGTTCTTTGTTCTATTAAGGTCCCTGCTAGTAACTCTCAAGCTTGAATTCAGATTTAGGGACTAGCAGACCTGGCCAGTGTCTAACGGCCACCCCATCCCTTCTGGGGCCTGATATGGTAAAGTCACAGAAAGTAGGTGGCAGACATTGGCTGGGACCCAGGTATTCTGACCCCTCAATCCAATCCTCTGCCTGTACCAggcaatttaatttttcttgcaGATTTTAAATATGGTGTCTTTAAATGTGATCTTTAAAATGCGGGAGCATAAAATctattacatacatataaatattaaagtataatttcaaTTCCTGGAGTGGGAAGAGGTTTTCTGGGGTTGTCTGAAAATGTGAAGGAGGAGGCGGTTGGAGAGTCAACGAATCATACAAAAGATCCGGAGATAGAAACAAGTTAAAGCAGAGACAGGGAAGGAGTAACACGGTGGAGACCCACAGAGAAATGAACTCTGGAGACTTAAAGACGGGAGAGAGGGACTTCCTTGGAGCACATCTCCATCCTGTGGCCAATTAGGGAACTGCAGTCAAGGACttgaaactttctttcttttttttttttttttttttttttttttttgagacggagtcttgctctgtgccccaggctggagtgcagtggcgcgatctcggctcactgcaagctccgcccccccgggttcacgccattctcctgcctcagcctcccgagtagctgggactacaggcgcctgccacctcgcccggctaattttcttgtatttttagtagagacggggtttcactgtgttagccaggatggtctctatctcctgacctcgtgatccgcccgtctcggcctcccaaagtgctgggattacaggcttgagccaccgcgcccggccggactTGAAACTTTCTACCTCCTTGCACACATGGTCTACCgattctttaaatttatttatttatttttaatcacctACATATCAGCCCTTGGGTTAGAGACATGCCGCAGTCCCACACCCACCTCCCACTCCTGGAAAGTGACATATCTCATGCGCAGGCTCAAGGCGGATGAACACAGATGAGCTGCCAAGCGCGCCGCATCCCAGGGAACATCGGCTCTGCTTACCACCAAGCCCTTCTCTGGGTAACCTCTCTCCACCCCCATCTCCTTGTCTCAGGTGTCATCTCACCAGGGTGTGACCAGCCCCACCTGGGCCAAGTGCGTCCTCACGGTGTCTGCCAGCTTCGCCACCAGCCGTTCTCGCACAGAATCTGGCTCCTTCTGGGGAGAGGGTGATAATAGGGTAATGGGGAATGCCTGGACTTTGTGGTCCTCTGGGGGTTGGGGAAGAATGAAGcaggaaagggaggagggagcGGGACTTTGTTTCCCCCTCTCTTCTACCCCATCCCCATGCCTTTCCCAGGGTCCTGCCACCACCTGCCCAGAATTGCAGACAGTGATGGACTCTTCCTCACAATAGTATCCCAACACCTAGCGCACAGTGTGTCCGATGCTGTGGGAGAAGGCAAGGAGTGAAGGCAGGAATGTCAGCCAGAAGAGGGATAGCAGGGGAGAGGTGGATTCCGGGATACAGGGTCTCACCTGACACTGGGCCAGTGCTTCCTTATAGTACTTCAAGGCCTGGTCATACTgccccagcctggctgcagcaGCCCCCAGACCCTCACAGGCCTGCCACTGTCCCTTCATGTCCCCTGAGAAAGAGAGCCTGGGAGGTCCTTTCATGGCTCCCTACCCCACTGACCCGCCCCTTCAGAGGCACTCCCTACTCTCAGTTCCCTCCATCTGCCTCCCCACCAGCTCCTAGGACCCTCAGCCTCCCCGCTGGCCCAGTCACATGCCAACCCCCTCACGCTTACCAGAGTCGCGGGCAGCCTGCAGGGCATGCAGGTAGTTGTCTCTGGCAGCCTTGTGGTCCCCCAGCTGGCTCAATGCAAAGGCCAGGCTGCCAAAGCTCCGGCCCTGCTCCCACCGCTGCCCCACAGAGCCTGAGGACAGAGCCCACCCCATCCTCAGAGGGGACTCTGGCTGCTGGGACATTAGGACTCCGCCCTCCAGCAACCAAGACAGAGCTCCCAGGAGGCCTGGTGCCCAGCCCCAGCACACTCCAGATGCATCCGAGAGGCCTGAACCCTCCACTCCCAGCCTGGACCCATCCTGAGTTCTGGTGTGAGTGCCTCCACCTGGCTAGTTTGAGTCAGGCAACAACCTTGTGATACAGGCAAGGCAGGTATTAATGGCCCTGTTTTTATAAATgcgaaaactgaagctcagaaagagaAAGTGATTCCTGAGTGTCACACAAACAGTCAGCAGAGGGGCTGAATTCCACTTCAGGCCTCCTCTCCCAGCCAGTACCCTTCCCCCTGCCGACTACTGCCTTCCCAACCCTGAGGTCTCAGCCTCTGGGCCCACAACCCTCTGTCCTGTCTGACTGTCCCATCTCCTGCACTTCCAGCTCTCCCCCACTGGTTATGGGTTTTCAGGCTCCATAAGTGGTCCCAAAGGGCCATCCACCCTTAAGCCTTGGGGCCCCTTTTGGAAACCCTTCTTAGTGTCTTAGTCCCAGTCCCATTCCCCGGCCCCGGGCACCCACCGTGCAGGTCAGCAGCCTTCTGGTGAAACTCCTGAGCTTCCTGATAGTTGCCAAGGGCGTTGTGGGCCATCCCGAGGTTTCTTAGCACTGTGGCCTGCTCTCCTGGCACCCAGCACAGAGGAAGGGCCTGCAGGAAGGCCTCCACAGCCAGTGGAAACAGCCGGAGCTGGCAGTAGCCCAGGCCTAGATCATTATAGAGGTGCCCTAGAGGGCATAGCCAGGGTCACTGGTAGCTGGACCAGATATAAATAAGGCTGGTACAGCCCCTATCCACTCCTCCAGGGTTCCCCAAACCCAGCCCTCTGAATAGCACCAGGCTTTGCGTCTCCCCAGATCCCACACCTTCCCTGCCCAAAGATCTCACCCAGCAGCCCCCTCTCAGTGCTCCTCTCGGCAAGCCTCCGGCTTTTCTCCAGCACCTGTACAACTTCCCCTACCCGATGCCGCCCACTCTTCAGCATACATCCTGCCGCAGCCCCCAGTGCCAGGGCTGCGGCCTGCAGCTGCCTCTCTTGGACATAGGCCCGGCTTGCTTCCTGCAGGCAGTGGGCTGCTAGCTCAGGCTGTCCCAGAGCCTGGTAGCAGGCTCCCATTTTTGCCCAGGCTTCTCCCTGGTCACCCTGTGGCTGGTAGTGGCCCAGGGCCCTGTGGTACCAGGCCAAAGCTTGAGGCAGCTCGCCAAGGGCATGGTAGGCCAAAGCCACATTGAAACACTGGTCTCCATGACGCCTGCCCTGTGCCTTCTCTTCAGGGTGGGCTTGCAGGAGCAGCTCAAGGCCTCTGGCTGGGTCCCCAGTCTCCACATAGGCAGCCCCCAGGTTGAAGGCGCAGGCCCGGAGCACCAGGGTGTCCCCGGTTTGTGGGGTCTTGGAGGCCAGAAGGAAGGCCCTCTGGAAGTTGTTCAAGGCTTCATGGTTCCGGCCAGCCTGAAGGGCCCCGTGGCCAGCCCTGGTGAGGGCTTGGATGCTGGCTTCTTGCCGCagccactttcttttcttctttgtcttattGGAGCTTGAAGGCTCAGGCTCTGGCCTCTGGGGCACATCCTCAGGGTTGGGGGAAGACATAGAGCTGACAGAGGGGAACAGAGGGATCGGTATGTCAGCCTTGGCTTCCTCTAGAGCAGGACCCCCTTCGAGAAATTCAGCTCTACCCCGCCCTAGCATGACCCTCAGGGTTTCAAGGATTGCTCTCTGACCTCTCACTTTGTTTCTTCTGTCCCACTGGGTACCATATCCACTCTCACTCTAACGTCCTGACTAATTCTTAGTCCTCCTTCAAGACTCAAGTCAAGTAACAGCTTGCTTCAGAACACACCTTCTTCTCAACCAACTGGGTATTCCTGTGGTCCCATAGCACCTGATGCCTACGTCCTTTATAGCATTTATCACACTGGGTCAGAGTTGATGACTTTCTTGTCTTCCCCCTGCTACTAAATTTGGAGCAACTTGCagggtctggcacatagtagattcacaataaatgtttttggaaggagatgaaaaagttctggagatggatggtggtgttGATTGCACAATAATGtgagtgtacttaatgccactgaactgcacattttaaaatgattaaaatggtaaattgtatgttatatatatgttacCACCATACAAATGTTTTTGGAATGaacaaataggccaggtgcagtggctcacacctgtaatcccagcactttgggaggctgaggtgggcagatcatgaggtcaagagagagaccagcctggccaacatggcaaaaccctgtctctactaaaaatacaaaaattagccgggcgtggtggtgcacacctgtaatcccagctacccaggaggctgaggcaggagaattgcttgaacttgggaggtggaggttgcagtgagctgagatcatgccattgcactccagtctgggtgacagagcgagactccatctcaaaaaaaaaaaaaaaaaaaaaaaaaaactgcaaataaaTAGATGAAGGAACCACATTTGCAGGCCTCTCCTCCATAACCTCCTTCACACTGTGCCTCTACTAATACCCACCCACTCATCATCTGGGTACTCCTGCTATCTAATCTCAAGATGTAGTTTAGGTCAGTTCAACAAGCACTCAGTAAGTCCCTGCTATGTGCTGGGAGCCACACTAGGCACTGGGGACCCTAGGGTGAGGAGGCTTCTGAATTGGCAAGGAGCCAACCTCCAGGAGAGCAGGATTCTCTGAAAAGGAGTGTGGTGTGGGATGGAACATCCATTTACTGCCCCTTCCCTAGCTCAAGGGGaagctctctctctccatttcttctgctttctgtctGCTGGCTGGTTCCAGGCCCCCAGCCTCCTGCTCTGGTCTCCAGAGCCTCCCGAATACAAGCATCTCATCAGCTTGTATATCCTGTTAGTATCTTTCCCCTCGAAGGGCAAAGGCTTTTCATGAACTCTCCTCCCAGGAGACGGAAAGAAGAGTGGAAAAGACCCAGGCCCTGGCCTCTTGACCcctcccattttattctttttcccccttttttagGAGGGGCAGGTAGAGGAAAAACAGTCTCTTTTAAAAGAAGTTCCCCTCACTTCTAAGAACACCCAGAAATCCTGCCTTTTCAAGGCCTTCCACTCCAGGGCATTCCTGACTACCCCCATGCAGTGTGGGGACGCCCACGGCAGGACACCTTACCTCCTTGGGTCTTCTCCGCAGCTGTCTCTCTGGAATGGCCCCTCCGGCTTGGGTTACCTCCCTAGCTGTTAGCTCAAAGCCCTGGAGGTTACTAGACAACCAGGTACCACCCTCCACTCCTAGGGAATTATTTGAGTGGCAGTTCTGGGGCCGTATCTTAGTGCTAAACCTCGATAGTGCTGCAGACACACCCCCTCAAGTCCCTCACTTCAAGAAATGAATCAAGGCATCAGAGGGGCGCTTACTAGTTACACCCCCAGATATCATCTACTTCATCCcctcatttcacagaggaggggACCAAGCCTCAGACAGCAGATGTGACTTAACTAAGGTCAAAGAGCAGTCATGTAGCTGGGGTTAGACtaggttttttttgagacggagtctctatcacccaggctggagttcagtggcaccatctcggctcactgcaacctccgccttccgggctcaagtgattctcctgcctcagcctcccgtgtagctggggttacagttgCACGCCACCAAgaccagctcatttttgtatttttagtagagatggggtttcatcatgttggccaggctggtctcaaactcctgacctcaagtgatccagctgcctcagcctcccaaagtgctgggattacaggcatgagccaccgtgcccggtattttttttttttttttttttgagacagagtcttgccgtgtcgcctaggttggagtgcagtggcgcgatctcggctcactgcaacctctgcctcctgggttcaagtggttctcctgcctcagcctcccaagtagctgggattacaggtgcctgccatacacctggttaatttttgtatttttgtagagactgggtttcaccatgttggccaggctggtcttgaactcctgacctcaggtgatctgcctgcctctgcctcccaaagtgctaagattacaggcgtgagccactgcgcccggccaactctaGGTTTTTTGATTCAAGGTGAGTAACCTAGGGTCCCTTCCACTACACTGTGTGAttgcaagtttttttgtttgtttttttgtgtgtgttttttttttttttttgagacagagtcttgctctgtcatctaggctgaagtgcatagatgatcatagcttactgcagcctctacctcctgggctcaagtgatcctctcacctcagcctcctgagtagctgggaccacaggcatgtgccaccacacctggctaattattattattattattattgtagagatggggttttgatatgttacccaggatggtctcaaactcctgagctcaaatgattgtcctgccttggcctcccaaagtgctgggattacagactgcacctggcctgacctGTGATAGCAAGCTTTAATGGGGCTTGAGCTGTCCTGGAagtgaactctctctctctctctctctctctcacacacacacacacacacacacacacacactctctctctctctctctctctctctctcacacacacacacacacacacacactctctctctctctctcacacacacacacacacacacactcacacacacacacacacactcacacacacacacacactctctctctctctttctctctctctctcacacacacacacacacacactctctctctctctctctcacacacacacacacacacacactctcacacacacacacacacacactctctctctctctctctcacatactgTGCTTCTGTGTGGTGGTTTCACATTTGGGAACAGGGTGAAAGGTTGATAGTCAGGAAACTCCTGGAGATCAGAAGAGACTCCCCCCAGACTCCTTTTTCCAACTCCACTGATCTGCAACCTACAGTTTCTGCTTAATGAGAGGACAGCAGGCCCCAGGACGATGGGAATATAATGCCCTAACTCACCAAGGGGGGCCTGCATCAGAAAGCAAACGTCCTCACTGCCTAGGGAAAGTCCTCTTTTAAGTAAAGAGGGCTTTGCCAGAAACAAAATTATGAAGTGATGGGGCTCACCTGCATTTGGCCTGCAGCCTTTGCTAAATGCCTGCTATGTGCAGGCCTAGTGCTGGGTGCTACAGATGGTGCTGTGGCAGAGTGAAAAAATGGCTTCTCTCTACCTTTCTAGATTCTATGGCTGGGCTACaaattaaattgacataagacAGATTAGCAGGAGAAAAACCATTTTAATTACAGTCATGCTTTGCTTAgcaacagggatatgttctgagaaatgcatcattatgTGATTTTAtcgttgtgcaaacatcatagagtgtacttacacaaacttagatggtgtagcctactacacacccagGCTCTCTGGTATAGTCTATTGCTCCTAGgccacaaacctgtacagcatgttgcTCTCCTGAATACTGTCACCAAATATCATTCAatgatatttgtgtatctaaacatatctaaacagaaGAAGTACCCTAAATAGATGGTATAAGAGATTTAAGTggggtgcagttgctcacacctgtaatcccagaactttgggaggctaaggtgggtggatcacttgaggccaggagttcgagactagcctggccaacatggtgaaaccctgtctctactaaaaatacaagaattagctgcacgtggtggcacacacctgtaatcccagcgactggggaggttgaagcgggagaattgcttgaacccacgaggcggaggttgcagggagccgagatcacaccactgcacttcagcctgggtgacaaagggagaccctgtctcaaaaaaaaaaaaaaaaaaaaaggagatttaaaATGGTACACCCGTATAGGGCACTCACCATGAGTGGAACTTGcagaactggaagttgctctggacaagttagtgagtgagtggtgagtgaacgtgaaggcctaggacattaccattttttgtttatgtttttgttttttgagacagagtctctctctgtcactcaggctggagtgcagtggtgaaatcacaactcactgcagccttggcctcctgggctcaagtaatccttcctattagcctcctgactagctgggactacaggcatgtgccaccatgcccagctaacttaaaaaattttttttcgtgtagagacagggtctcactatgttgtccaggctggccttgaactcctgggctcaagtaatcctcctgcatgagcctccaaagtgctaggattacaggcatgagccaccatatccagcctaggacattactatacatatatatatgactgGCAGCACGGTAGGtctgtttacaccagcatcaccacaaacatgtgagtgaCGTGTTGTACTAAGATGTTAGGGTGGCTACAacatcactaggtgataggaatatTTTAGATCTCTTATAATCTTATGGcaccaccattgtatatgtgatttgttgttgaccaaaacattgttatgaGGCTCATGACTGTATGTGCATATACACAGGAGTCCTATAACACATGAGACTCAAAGAAAGGTCAGATGATAGACGTTTATATAGCATCCCCAGCTACAGAAAGGAATAGAGGTTGGGACATCTCAGGGGTGGTATTGATCCAAGTTATTGGAGGGTGAGGGGAGCAAGTGCATGGT
This DNA window, taken from Macaca mulatta isolate MMU2019108-1 chromosome 1, T2T-MMU8v2.0, whole genome shotgun sequence, encodes the following:
- the TTC24 gene encoding tetratricopeptide repeat protein 24 isoform X3, with amino-acid sequence MSSPNPEDVPQRPEPEPSSSNKTKKKRKWLRQEASIQALTRAGHGALQAGRNHEALNNFQRAFLLASKTPQTGDTLVLRACAFNLGAAYVETGDPARGLELLLQAHPEEKAQGRRHGDQCFNVALAYHALGELPQALAWYHRALGHYQPQGDQGEAWAKMGACYQALGQPELAAHCLQEASRAYVQERQLQAAALALGAAAGCMLKSGRHRVGEVVQVLEKSRRLAERSTERGLLGHLYNDLGLGYCQLRLFPLAVEAFLQALPLCWVPGEQATVLRNLGMAHNALGNYQEAQEFHQKAADLHGSVGQRWEQGRSFGSLAFALSQLGDHKAARDNYLHALQAARDSGDMKGQWQACEGLGAAAARLGQYDQALKYYKEALAQCQEPDSVRERLVAKLADTVRTHLAQTSAPGRLQAPGGASQVEGTPAKAGSSAAGAQHRSSSGWEDEEFEEGHQEKKEERSANVPMRPGPGRLELCFLPGTVNHSHHLASGCPMFTKHSPCRGTVLGKASVYSPGPRAHFPFVGRGPPRAEYPSILVLNGPQVNRSSKWPRESLSRSCQRRPMESGICTIV
- the TTC24 gene encoding tetratricopeptide repeat protein 24 isoform X4; protein product: MSSPNPEDVPQRPEPEPSSSNKTKKKRKWLRQEASIQALTRAGHGALQAGRNHEALNNFQRAFLLASKTPQTGDTLVLRACAFNLGAAYVETGDPARGLELLLQAHPEEKAQGRRHGDQCFNVALAYHALGELPQALAWYHRALGHYQPQGDQGEAWAKMGACYQALGQPELAAHCLQEASRAYVQERQLQAAALALGAAAGCMLKSGRHRVGEVVQVLEKSRRLAERSTERGLLGHLYNDLGLGYCQLRLFPLAVEAFLQALPLCWVPGEQATVLRNLGMAHNALGNYQEAQEFHQKAADLHGSVGQRWEQGRSFGSLAFALSQLGDHKAARDNYLHALQAARDSEGARFCARTAGGEAGRHREDALGPGGAGHTLTSAPGRLQAPGGASQVEGTPAKAGSSAAGAQHRSSSGWEDEEFEEGHQEKKEERSANVPMRPGPGRLELCFLPGTVNHSHHLASGCPMFTKHSPCRGTVLGKASVYSPGPRAHFPFVGRGPPRAEYPSILVLNGPQVNRSSKWPRESLSRSCQRRPMESGICTIV
- the TTC24 gene encoding tetratricopeptide repeat protein 24 isoform X5 is translated as MSSPNPEDVPQRPEPEPSSSNKTKKKRKWLRQEASIQALTRAGHGALQAGRNHEALNNFQRAFLLASKTPQTGDTLVLRACAFNLGAAYVETGDPARGLELLLQAHPEEKAQGRRHGDQCFNVALAYHALGELPQALAWYHRALGHYQPQGDQGEAWAKMGACYQALGQPELAAHCLQEASRAYVQERQLQAAALALGAAAGCMLKSGRHRVGEVVQVLEKSRRLAERSTERGLLGHLYNDLGLGYCQLRLFPLAVEAFLQALPLCWVPGEQATVLRNLGMAHNALGNYQEAQEFHQKAADLHGSVGQRWEQGRSFGSLAFALSQLGDHKAARDNYLHALQAARDSGDMKGQWQACEGLGAAAARLGQYDQALKYYKEALAQCQKEPDSVRERLVAKLADTVRTHLAQTSAPGRLQAPGGASQVEGTPAKAGSSAAGAQHRSSSGWEDEEFEEGHQEKKEERSANVPMRPGPGRLERPGPRAHFPFVGRGPPRAEYPSILVLNGPQVNRSSKWPRESLSRSCQRRPMESGICTIV
- the TTC24 gene encoding tetratricopeptide repeat protein 24 isoform X2, yielding MSSPNPEDVPQRPEPEPSSSNKTKKKRKWLRQEASIQALTRAGHGALQAGRNHEALNNFQRAFLLASKTPQTGDTLVLRACAFNLGAAYVETGDPARGLELLLQAHPEEKAQGRRHGDQCFNVALAYHALGELPQALAWYHRALGHYQPQGDQGEAWAKMGACYQALGQPELAAHCLQEASRAYVQERQLQAAALALGAAAGCMLKSGRHRVGEVVQVLEKSRRLAERSTERGLLGHLYNDLGLGYCQLRLFPLAVEAFLQALPLCWVPGEQATVLRNLGMAHNALGNYQEAQEFHQKAADLHGSVGQRWEQGRSFGSLAFALSQLGDHKAARDNYLHALQAARDSGDMKGQWQACEGLGAAAARLGQYDQALKYYKEALAQCQKEPDSVRERLVAKLADTVRTHLAQTSAPGRLQAPGGASQVEGTPAKAGSSAAGAQHRSSSGWEDEEFEEGHQEKKEERSANVPMRPGPGRLELCFLPGTVNHSHHLASGCPMFTKHSPCRGTVLGKASVYSPGPRAHFPFVGRGPPRAEYPSILVLNGPQVNRSSKWPRESLSRSCQRRPMESGICTIV
- the TTC24 gene encoding tetratricopeptide repeat protein 24 isoform X1 → MSSPNPEDVPQRPEPEPSSSNKTKKKRKWLRQEASIQALTRAGHGALQAGRNHEALNNFQRAFLLASKTPQTGDTLVLRACAFNLGAAYVETGDPARGLELLLQAHPEEKAQGRRHGDQCFNVALAYHALGELPQALAWYHRALGHYQPQGDQGEAWAKMGACYQALGQPELAAHCLQEASRAYVQERQLQAAALALGAAAGCMLKSGRHRVGEVVQVLEKSRRLAERSTERGLLGHLYNDLGLGYCQLRLFPLAVEAFLQALPLCWVPGEQATVLRNLGMAHNALGNYQEAQEFHQKAADLHGSVGQRWEQGRSFGSLAFALSQLGDHKAARDNYLHALQAARDSGDMKGQWQACEGLGAAAARLGQYDQALKYYKEALAQCQKEPDSVRERLVAKLADTVRTHLAQVGLVTPCPSTPLRSQTSAPGRLQAPGGASQVEGTPAKAGSSAAGAQHRSSSGWEDEEFEEGHQEKKEERSANVPMRPGPGRLELCFLPGTVNHSHHLASGCPMFTKHSPCRGTVLGKASVYSPGPRAHFPFVGRGPPRAEYPSILVLNGPQVNRSSKWPRESLSRSCQRRPMESGICTIV
- the TTC24 gene encoding tetratricopeptide repeat protein 24 isoform X6; translated protein: MSSPNPEDVPQRPEPEPSSSNKTKKKRKWLRQEASIQALTRAGHGALQAGRNHEALNNFQRAFLLASKTPQTGDTLVLRACAFNLGAAYVETGDPARGLELLLQAHPEEKAQGRRHGDQCFNVALAYHALGELPQALAWYHRALGHYQPQGDQGEAWAKMGACYQALGQPELAAHCLQEASRAYVQERQLQAAALALGAAAGCMLKSGRHRVGEVVQVLEKSRRLAERSTERGLLGHLYNDLGLGYCQLRLFPLAVEAFLQALPLCWVPGEQATVLRNLGMAHNALGNYQEAQEFHQKAADLHGSVGQRWEQGRSFGSLAFALSQLGDHKAARDNYLHALQAARDSGDMKGQWQACEGLGAAAARLGQYDQALKYYKEALAQCQKEPDSVRERLVAKLADTVRTHLAQTSAPGRLQAPGGASQVEGTPAKAGSSAAGAQHRSSSGWEDEEFEEGHQEKKEERSANVPMRPGPGRLELCFLPGTVNHSHHLASGCPMFTKHSPCRGTVLGKASVYSEQCIP